Proteins co-encoded in one Candidatus Korarchaeum sp. genomic window:
- a CDS encoding ABC transporter permease: MRLLDIIKFSFKAMRSRKRRTYLTLLGIFLGVLTLTAVVSYAAGYGVAIQKIIKGGSLRVIYLIPRETSFTESDLAKISTMDGVETVIPMIRIFGEFNVMGQNIRASIIGFDVNYVEELFPDLKLQYGDWPSNQAEQAVIIGNNILSQIPVEDARDLIGLGIRISIGGPINKGSIRGTIYGVLAPYGTSIMTDVDNSILIPLDYAMSMYQRFYNRRDYPTLVVIVDDVNRIDQVVSELRDEYGDSAYPIAMRDLQRALDTMINTSIIALSSIAVMTIVVASVGIMNAMYTTVTERTRIIGVMRAMGALQREIMLSFLFEGVIMSAIAIILGIIGGYTGAILLSQLVSLAISGGAASRIGVRTPHGSISLSVTPTLPPEYALTIAGVTFLITLIGAIPPARQAAKLEPAEALRFE, from the coding sequence TTGAGGCTCCTTGACATAATTAAGTTCTCATTTAAGGCAATGAGGAGCAGGAAGAGGAGGACCTACCTCACTCTCCTCGGCATCTTCCTCGGAGTATTGACTCTAACAGCAGTGGTATCTTACGCCGCTGGTTATGGAGTAGCTATACAGAAGATAATAAAAGGAGGGAGCCTGAGGGTCATCTATCTAATTCCCAGGGAGACCTCATTCACTGAGTCCGACTTAGCTAAGATAAGCACGATGGATGGAGTGGAAACTGTGATCCCAATGATAAGGATTTTCGGCGAGTTCAATGTCATGGGGCAGAATATCAGAGCTAGTATCATTGGATTCGATGTCAACTATGTGGAGGAGCTCTTCCCAGATCTAAAGCTCCAATACGGAGATTGGCCATCTAATCAAGCTGAGCAAGCTGTGATAATAGGGAATAACATATTGAGCCAGATTCCTGTTGAAGATGCTAGGGATTTAATCGGATTAGGCATTAGGATCTCCATCGGTGGGCCCATCAATAAGGGAAGCATAAGAGGGACTATTTATGGCGTGCTAGCGCCATACGGCACTTCAATAATGACAGATGTCGATAATTCAATACTGATCCCCTTAGATTATGCTATGAGCATGTACCAGAGGTTCTACAACAGGAGGGACTACCCTACTCTAGTCGTGATCGTGGATGATGTTAATAGAATAGATCAGGTTGTTAGCGAGCTGAGGGATGAATATGGGGACTCAGCTTATCCTATAGCTATGAGGGATCTTCAAAGAGCTCTAGATACGATGATAAATACCTCAATAATAGCCTTGAGCTCGATAGCTGTGATGACGATAGTGGTAGCATCAGTCGGGATCATGAACGCTATGTACACCACAGTTACAGAGAGGACCAGGATAATCGGAGTAATGAGAGCGATGGGGGCACTTCAAAGGGAAATAATGCTTTCATTCTTGTTTGAAGGGGTAATAATGAGCGCAATAGCGATTATACTCGGGATCATCGGTGGCTATACTGGAGCCATCTTGCTCTCTCAATTGGTGTCATTAGCGATAAGCGGAGGTGCTGCATCTAGAATTGGTGTGAGAACGCCGCATGGTAGTATAAGTCTCTCTGTAACTCCCACCCTACCTCCAGAGTACGCACTCACAATAGCTGGAGTCACTTTCCTGATAACGCTCATAGGAGCTATACCGCCCGCGCGTCAGGCAGCTAAGTTAGAGCCCGCTGAAGCCCTTAGGTTCGAGTGA
- a CDS encoding divalent-cation tolerance protein CutA — translation MLRVVMTTVESLKQAEELSDKILRRRLASCVSMFPLTSKYWWKGEIDRAEEIILLIKTHQELVKELLNFLRAEHPYEVPEILVIPIEIANEDYLRWVEDVTIRETASSDR, via the coding sequence ATGCTGAGGGTAGTGATGACCACTGTCGAGAGTTTGAAGCAAGCAGAGGAACTCTCGGATAAGATACTGAGGAGGAGACTCGCTAGTTGTGTGTCTATGTTCCCCTTGACTAGTAAGTATTGGTGGAAAGGAGAAATCGATAGAGCTGAGGAGATAATTCTCCTGATAAAGACTCATCAGGAACTTGTTAAGGAACTCCTCAATTTCTTGAGGGCAGAGCATCCATACGAAGTGCCGGAGATTCTCGTGATACCTATAGAGATCGCTAATGAAGATTACCTGAGGTGGGTGGAGGATGTTACGATACGTGAGACAGCTTCCTCTGATAGGTGA
- a CDS encoding nucleotide pyrophosphohydrolase produces the protein MRIKEAQELIREIYGERDSRRGIFGTALHLGEEVGELFRAIRQNRSDNTEDELADVLAWLLSVSELLSIDLESVFIKRYGRGCPKCGRIPCVCPEV, from the coding sequence ATGAGGATAAAAGAAGCTCAGGAACTCATCAGGGAGATCTATGGGGAGAGGGACTCGAGAAGAGGGATCTTTGGTACTGCTCTTCACCTAGGAGAGGAAGTTGGAGAACTTTTCAGAGCTATAAGGCAAAATCGCTCAGATAATACTGAGGATGAGCTAGCAGATGTGTTAGCCTGGCTCTTAAGTGTTTCAGAACTCCTCTCAATCGATCTGGAGAGTGTATTCATTAAGAGATATGGGAGAGGTTGTCCAAAGTGCGGTAGGATCCCTTGCGTATGCCCGGAGGTGTGA
- a CDS encoding glycine--tRNA ligase, with product MKGVYDKVIELSSRRGFFWPSSKEVYSDAPAGFYTYGPLGVRMKEKIIELWRREIVIKEGVNEIETPNVLPIRVFEASGHLEHFFDKLIECKRCHSKFRIDKLLEETLGIGENLEGLSDDQLLKMVLENSLRCPNCGAFDWGELRNFNLMFKLAVGAEASEPNAALRPETTQGSVVEFRKTFTVMRGKLPFALGQVGRVFRNEISPRRALIRMREFQQLEVQIFFDPENPDELYREKLEPFLDYKLRFLRREDRESGRIVEIPAREALMSGYTINSLITYWLVIYQKFFNETLGFPLERLRYRELVEGEKAHYSLVHWDLEVYTEDLGWIELVNNAYRTDYDLSGHMRVSGVDLRIMIPGSDKKLLPHMYEPSIGVDRVILHELMLAYREDGDRVWLQLPRNIAPIEVGVFPLLKRDELPRRAREIYQELINEGIIAFYDDSGTIGRRYRRMDEIGTPLCVTIDYQTLEDDTVTLRDRDTMMQVRVRREELPMKIRKFLNSNLSIYEI from the coding sequence GTGAAAGGAGTATATGATAAGGTCATAGAACTATCCAGCAGGCGAGGTTTCTTCTGGCCGTCCTCGAAGGAGGTCTATTCAGATGCTCCAGCCGGTTTCTACACATACGGTCCTCTCGGCGTCAGGATGAAGGAGAAGATAATAGAGCTCTGGAGGAGGGAGATAGTAATTAAGGAGGGTGTCAATGAGATCGAGACACCAAATGTACTTCCAATAAGGGTTTTTGAGGCATCTGGTCACTTGGAGCACTTCTTCGATAAGCTCATAGAGTGTAAGAGGTGCCATTCGAAATTCAGGATTGATAAACTGTTAGAGGAGACTTTAGGAATAGGAGAGAACCTTGAGGGGCTCTCTGATGATCAACTCTTGAAAATGGTCCTCGAAAATAGCTTAAGATGTCCTAACTGTGGGGCATTCGATTGGGGTGAGTTGAGGAACTTCAATCTGATGTTCAAACTCGCTGTAGGGGCCGAGGCCTCGGAACCCAATGCAGCTCTGAGGCCTGAGACGACGCAGGGCAGCGTTGTCGAATTCAGGAAGACCTTCACAGTAATGAGGGGGAAGCTTCCCTTCGCTCTAGGTCAAGTTGGAAGGGTTTTCAGGAACGAGATCTCCCCTAGGAGAGCGCTTATCAGGATGAGAGAGTTCCAACAGCTTGAAGTACAGATATTCTTCGATCCTGAGAATCCAGATGAGTTATACAGAGAGAAACTCGAGCCCTTCTTAGATTATAAACTGAGGTTCTTGAGGAGGGAGGATAGGGAATCTGGGAGGATAGTGGAGATACCAGCGAGGGAAGCCCTAATGAGTGGTTATACGATCAATAGCCTCATAACTTATTGGTTAGTCATATATCAGAAGTTCTTCAATGAGACTCTGGGCTTCCCTCTAGAGAGGTTGAGATATAGGGAATTAGTGGAAGGCGAGAAAGCCCATTACTCACTCGTCCATTGGGATCTTGAGGTTTATACTGAGGATCTAGGATGGATCGAGCTAGTGAACAATGCTTATAGGACTGATTATGACCTCTCTGGACATATGCGGGTCTCTGGGGTTGACTTGAGGATAATGATCCCTGGAAGCGATAAGAAGCTCTTACCTCACATGTATGAGCCATCTATAGGCGTGGATAGAGTCATCCTCCACGAGCTTATGCTCGCTTACAGAGAGGATGGAGATAGAGTATGGCTTCAACTCCCCAGGAACATAGCTCCCATAGAAGTGGGAGTATTTCCACTCCTCAAGAGGGATGAGCTACCGAGGAGGGCGAGGGAGATCTACCAAGAACTCATAAATGAGGGGATAATAGCCTTTTATGACGACTCTGGAACTATCGGAAGGAGGTATAGAAGGATGGATGAGATAGGGACTCCTTTATGCGTTACTATCGATTACCAGACACTGGAGGATGATACAGTTACCCTGAGGGATAGGGATACGATGATGCAAGTTAGAGTGAGGAGGGAGGAACTTCCAATGAAGATAAGAAAATTCCTCAATAGTAACTTAAGCATATACGAAATATAA
- a CDS encoding metallophosphoesterase: MRILGLSDVHAPIFLRELKDVAREFEEADLILLAGDIIDRGRVEYYGEVVDTLSSTGAKIVAVFGNDEFDDLKGVLRRDNPEVLFLDDESVILEIEGISIGIVGSRGSLELPTTWQRRKIPKIEEIYEDRVRIIGEMLKGLRGKVHISVLLTHYATTMRTLRGENPRAWRYLGHRGYEAYMNEGLVDIAVHGHSHNGTKFAIVGGTSVYNVAFPLWKRIVDIVPKGEIILERYFE, translated from the coding sequence ATGAGGATACTTGGACTCTCCGATGTACATGCCCCGATATTCCTCAGAGAACTGAAGGACGTTGCGAGAGAATTCGAGGAGGCCGATCTCATCTTACTAGCTGGAGATATAATTGATAGAGGGAGAGTAGAGTACTACGGTGAGGTCGTCGATACGTTATCAAGCACAGGAGCTAAGATCGTAGCAGTCTTCGGGAACGACGAATTCGACGACCTTAAGGGAGTGTTGAGGAGGGATAATCCAGAAGTCCTATTTCTGGACGATGAGAGTGTTATTTTAGAGATCGAGGGGATTAGTATTGGTATAGTGGGATCGAGGGGGAGTCTCGAGCTCCCGACGACTTGGCAGAGGAGGAAAATACCGAAGATAGAGGAGATATACGAGGACAGAGTTAGGATAATCGGTGAGATGCTCAAGGGACTGAGGGGTAAAGTGCATATCTCAGTTCTGCTGACTCACTACGCTACTACTATGAGGACTCTGAGGGGCGAGAACCCGAGAGCATGGAGGTACTTGGGTCATAGAGGTTATGAGGCTTATATGAACGAGGGACTAGTCGATATAGCTGTTCACGGACATTCGCATAATGGAACAAAATTTGCAATTGTTGGCGGGACCTCTGTATATAATGTAGCATTCCCCCTCTGGAAGAGGATTGTGGATATAGTCCCGAAGGGGGAAATTATTTTGGAGAGGTACTTCGAGTAG
- a CDS encoding HesA/MoeB/ThiF family protein, translating to MLRYVRQLPLIGEEGQAKLKNSLVAVVGAGGIGSPLSLYLASAGVNLRVIDGDSVSFNNLHRQVLYGEDDLGLPKALVAERELRRRNSEIYVEGITERLTEENAPELLSGVDLVMDASDNFRTRYIINDFCIRNNIPFVYSAINGFYFAISFIIPGKTACLKCIFPNVEESGPVPVIGMTPALVASIAAAEAIKYITGLGPSLAGKLLIGDLKNMEFTYVNVNKSKNCPACSR from the coding sequence ATGTTACGATACGTGAGACAGCTTCCTCTGATAGGTGAGGAAGGGCAAGCCAAACTGAAGAACTCCCTCGTTGCTGTAGTTGGGGCTGGAGGTATAGGATCTCCCCTATCCCTCTACTTAGCCTCCGCTGGCGTCAATTTAAGGGTAATAGATGGGGATTCAGTGAGCTTCAATAACCTACACAGACAGGTACTTTATGGGGAGGATGACCTAGGGCTCCCGAAGGCCCTAGTCGCTGAGAGGGAACTGAGGAGGAGGAACTCTGAGATATATGTAGAGGGGATAACTGAGAGGTTGACTGAGGAGAATGCCCCCGAGCTCCTGAGTGGAGTAGATCTCGTCATGGATGCCTCAGATAACTTCAGAACTAGGTATATAATAAACGATTTTTGCATTAGAAACAATATACCATTCGTTTATTCTGCTATTAACGGCTTCTATTTTGCGATCTCTTTCATAATCCCTGGGAAGACTGCATGCCTAAAGTGCATATTCCCCAATGTCGAGGAATCGGGTCCAGTTCCAGTAATCGGGATGACGCCCGCTTTAGTCGCGTCGATAGCCGCTGCAGAAGCGATAAAGTATATTACGGGATTAGGACCTTCCCTCGCGGGGAAGCTATTGATAGGTGACCTTAAGAATATGGAATTCACCTATGTAAACGTAAATAAAAGTAAAAATTGCCCTGCTTGTTCTAGGTAA
- a CDS encoding thiamine pyrophosphate-dependent enzyme, with the protein MSVWRPDIKELARKELQTRPIESGHRLCAGCGAGIIIRQIAMAARKPIVWITATGCVEVATTIFPYTSWNVPWAHNAFENAAAVGSGVEAARKKLYRSKRFENDPDVELDYDVVVLGGDGGTYDIGLQAISGAFERGDKILYVLYDNEAYMNTGIQRSGGTPFGARTTTTPVGSVIKGKVQFKKPIMDIMVAHRIPYAATISSAYWNDAIVKLRKGFEAEGPAFIHAFSTCPLGWGCETSETIKIMKLAVETCVFPLYEVENGQYKLTGPTLAIAKNPDRKKPVEEYLKLQARFRHMFRPENKWMIEKFQEWVDREWELLLKRAGF; encoded by the coding sequence ATGTCAGTCTGGAGACCGGATATAAAGGAGCTAGCCAGAAAGGAGCTCCAGACAAGGCCTATAGAATCCGGACACAGGCTCTGTGCTGGATGCGGGGCAGGGATCATAATAAGGCAGATAGCTATGGCTGCGAGGAAGCCCATAGTTTGGATCACAGCGACTGGTTGTGTGGAGGTCGCGACCACTATATTCCCGTACACTTCTTGGAACGTCCCTTGGGCTCATAATGCGTTTGAAAACGCAGCTGCCGTGGGCTCTGGTGTTGAAGCAGCTAGGAAGAAGCTCTACAGATCAAAGAGATTCGAGAATGATCCTGATGTCGAGTTAGATTACGATGTAGTTGTCCTAGGGGGGGACGGGGGGACTTACGATATAGGGCTCCAAGCAATTTCAGGGGCCTTTGAGAGGGGCGATAAGATCCTCTACGTCCTATACGATAATGAAGCTTATATGAACACTGGTATCCAGAGGTCAGGAGGTACTCCATTCGGAGCTAGGACGACTACTACACCAGTTGGTAGTGTCATAAAGGGTAAAGTGCAGTTCAAGAAACCGATAATGGATATAATGGTCGCTCACAGGATACCTTATGCTGCGACTATATCCTCAGCATACTGGAATGATGCGATAGTAAAGCTTAGGAAGGGATTCGAGGCAGAGGGACCGGCTTTCATACATGCCTTCTCGACATGCCCCTTGGGATGGGGTTGTGAGACATCTGAGACTATTAAGATCATGAAGTTAGCTGTGGAGACATGTGTATTCCCTCTATACGAGGTTGAGAATGGCCAATACAAGCTTACAGGTCCCACATTAGCTATAGCGAAGAACCCCGATAGGAAGAAACCTGTAGAAGAGTACTTAAAGCTTCAAGCGAGATTCAGGCACATGTTCAGACCTGAGAATAAATGGATGATCGAGAAATTTCAGGAATGGGTTGATAGAGAGTGGGAACTTCTCCTAAAGAGGGCGGGCTTCTAA
- a CDS encoding DUF2070 family protein, with translation MRDNSAIDVAKKRSKDLFSLPGRKEAIIFTIAIILLSTFLAYLFKGPSLSHKYLILSTIVPLVSFIMTNGDADYLDSRRSLWISVFISFPLVIDSSLSSIGMATLSMSYTIVFLASLITWSLGVTMRSKSLPFLLAALFLLIEPSKRIFFSIVTSFISVYLFKEILGAITEQSVGLRGFDAVRALAEIVLTGRGRMIEEALERRSKEGKVSFDIIRLGDLSIITIDVHPGPFRFGSYDLPFKLIERFDKMSETLFLRRSCSHERNLPSRSIVERLLDRISLDFERASECCIGKLFYEKSEHFEVTAQRICDSILFTVSGHLLRSLEDIPREFEDIVSRALGMDVSIVDRHDSLLDDWYIRVLPGTELGEELIDLLIKAGRKAISSDCYSEVSVGFSKSNPRWRSLGRGGIRALSISLGGETVTYLSVDCNNIVPELRSFLDFNSVEGTKLIVSTTDTHETLTTRVAYNPLGSECEGKIDCLMEIADQLKEVVRDSIVEMRKVRVKYYRGSLKLPLIGEENMFSLVSLMRLGPVAKGLLVLSLAPQILIFLI, from the coding sequence GTGCGTGATAATTCAGCTATAGATGTAGCTAAAAAGAGAAGTAAAGATCTTTTCTCGCTCCCCGGGAGAAAAGAGGCCATAATATTTACCATAGCGATTATTCTGCTGTCCACATTTCTCGCATACCTATTTAAAGGACCATCGTTATCACATAAATATTTGATTTTATCTACTATTGTTCCTCTCGTCTCATTCATCATGACGAACGGTGATGCGGATTATCTGGATTCTAGGAGATCTCTATGGATATCAGTGTTCATCTCATTTCCTCTAGTAATTGATTCATCATTGAGCTCTATTGGGATGGCAACTCTCTCAATGAGCTATACTATAGTGTTCCTAGCATCTCTCATAACGTGGTCACTGGGCGTCACCATGAGATCAAAATCCCTTCCATTCTTACTAGCTGCATTATTCCTCTTAATCGAGCCTTCTAAGAGAATATTTTTCTCTATAGTAACATCTTTTATTTCAGTTTATCTCTTCAAAGAGATATTGGGTGCTATAACTGAGCAGAGTGTAGGCTTGAGGGGCTTCGATGCCGTGAGGGCTCTAGCCGAGATAGTGCTAACTGGCAGAGGCAGAATGATAGAGGAGGCATTAGAGAGGAGGAGTAAGGAGGGTAAGGTAAGTTTCGATATCATCAGATTAGGGGATCTATCTATAATCACGATAGATGTCCACCCAGGTCCATTCAGATTTGGTAGCTACGATCTACCGTTCAAATTGATCGAAAGATTTGATAAAATGTCGGAGACTTTGTTCCTGAGGAGGTCATGTTCCCATGAGAGGAACTTGCCCTCTCGAAGCATCGTCGAGAGACTACTGGATCGCATCTCCCTTGATTTTGAGAGGGCATCAGAATGCTGTATTGGGAAGCTCTTCTATGAGAAATCTGAGCACTTCGAGGTCACTGCCCAGAGGATCTGTGATTCCATCTTGTTCACTGTTTCAGGCCATTTACTGAGGAGTCTCGAGGATATTCCGCGGGAGTTCGAGGATATAGTCTCGAGGGCCTTGGGCATGGATGTCTCTATCGTCGATAGGCACGATTCCCTACTGGATGATTGGTACATCAGGGTTCTCCCTGGAACAGAATTAGGAGAAGAGCTCATCGATCTCCTTATTAAAGCTGGGAGGAAAGCTATTTCATCCGATTGCTATAGTGAGGTCTCTGTAGGTTTCTCTAAGTCGAATCCTAGATGGAGATCCTTAGGTAGGGGAGGAATTAGGGCTCTCAGCATCTCCTTAGGTGGGGAGACTGTAACTTACCTCTCGGTAGATTGCAATAACATAGTGCCGGAGCTCAGGAGCTTTCTAGATTTCAACTCAGTTGAGGGAACGAAGCTAATAGTATCAACGACGGATACTCATGAGACTTTAACGACGAGAGTGGCTTACAATCCATTAGGTAGCGAGTGTGAGGGGAAAATCGATTGCTTGATGGAAATAGCGGATCAGTTGAAAGAGGTCGTGAGAGATTCGATTGTTGAAATGAGAAAAGTTAGGGTGAAATACTACAGAGGGTCCCTGAAACTACCGTTAATAGGTGAGGAAAACATGTTCTCCTTAGTTTCCCTCATGAGACTCGGTCCGGTGGCAAAGGGATTATTAGTTCTCTCATTAGCCCCTCAAATTTTAATATTTTTGATATAA
- a CDS encoding disulfide bond formation protein B, translated as MRLSYKDLMTLGILIALSGEIISFYTEYVLLVKPCLSCYILRYGYLTLILVQTISIFKRKIGIIATIIAILIVIISLYGLLGYMNYVANPCIETCPFGEDREVSFRLFSLSLIGGIAELVLMLLAMRSMRE; from the coding sequence ATGAGACTGAGTTATAAAGACTTGATGACCTTAGGTATTTTAATAGCATTATCAGGAGAGATTATAAGCTTTTACACAGAATACGTGCTCTTAGTGAAGCCTTGTCTCTCATGCTACATCCTGAGGTACGGTTACCTTACCCTAATACTAGTGCAAACAATATCTATATTTAAGAGAAAGATAGGAATTATTGCTACAATAATTGCGATACTTATAGTAATTATTTCATTATATGGCTTGCTAGGTTACATGAATTACGTCGCTAATCCATGTATCGAAACTTGCCCCTTCGGGGAGGATAGAGAGGTGAGCTTCAGGCTCTTCTCCCTCTCGCTAATCGGAGGAATTGCGGAGCTTGTACTGATGCTCTTAGCTATGAGAAGCATGAGGGAATAG
- a CDS encoding MBL fold metallo-hydrolase, producing the protein MKFRYGNGIEVECGERVLIDPRRAIEGVPVLISHAHSDHVPKNMRYVKTDIYVSEGTASILRRLYGGHYKILHFNESFSLGNLEIYTFPAGHIYGSAGFLINCGNVSLFYTGDVNPHGGLTVESPARIPKADILITEATYGLPIFRFPDPEVTRAKLSKWVIKEVMDGKSPILSAYLIGKSQEVIATLNKYTNLEVSVSKRIADVSEAYKVFNLKYEVGTHKDAHITHRVYDNAARVTGWAILSKRECDFPLSAHADFYDLLNIVEFSNPSKVYTVYGYAEEFAKILKKMGIEASALSDAWVEL; encoded by the coding sequence ATGAAGTTCAGGTACGGGAATGGTATCGAAGTAGAGTGCGGAGAGAGGGTACTGATAGATCCAAGGAGAGCCATCGAGGGAGTTCCCGTTCTGATATCACATGCTCATTCAGATCATGTCCCTAAGAACATGAGATACGTTAAGACAGATATCTACGTGAGTGAAGGGACTGCCTCGATATTGAGGAGACTCTACGGAGGGCATTATAAGATATTGCATTTCAATGAGAGCTTCAGCTTAGGGAATCTTGAAATATATACGTTCCCTGCGGGCCATATATACGGATCCGCTGGTTTCTTAATAAATTGCGGGAACGTCTCTCTATTTTACACGGGAGATGTGAATCCTCACGGCGGTCTCACAGTCGAATCCCCTGCGAGGATACCTAAGGCAGACATATTGATAACAGAGGCCACTTACGGTCTCCCTATATTCAGATTCCCAGATCCCGAAGTCACGAGAGCTAAATTATCAAAATGGGTCATAAAAGAGGTAATGGATGGTAAATCACCTATTTTGAGCGCTTACCTGATTGGGAAATCCCAGGAAGTTATAGCTACATTGAACAAGTATACTAATTTGGAGGTGTCCGTGTCCAAGAGGATTGCTGATGTGAGCGAGGCTTATAAAGTTTTTAATTTAAAATACGAAGTAGGTACGCATAAAGATGCCCATATAACTCATAGAGTTTATGATAATGCTGCGAGAGTGACAGGATGGGCTATCCTCTCTAAGAGGGAGTGCGATTTCCCCTTAAGCGCTCACGCAGATTTTTACGATTTATTGAATATTGTGGAGTTCTCAAATCCGAGTAAAGTATACACAGTATATGGTTACGCTGAGGAATTCGCCAAGATCCTCAAAAAAATGGGTATTGAGGCTTCTGCACTGAGCGATGCTTGGGTGGAGTTATGA
- a CDS encoding RNA repair domain-containing protein, which produces MRKGRVRVILESMIWDIKNKREDYRIIFRDRGMPNDISEVRGDEIEVRSDRIVLRDGREIPHHRIIAIWRRDELLYISPHER; this is translated from the coding sequence GTGAGGAAGGGGAGGGTCCGTGTGATATTGGAATCGATGATCTGGGACATTAAGAACAAGAGGGAAGATTATAGGATAATTTTCAGGGATAGAGGGATGCCCAATGATATTAGTGAAGTTAGAGGGGATGAGATAGAGGTAAGATCAGATAGGATAGTCTTAAGGGATGGGAGAGAAATACCGCACCATAGGATAATAGCTATCTGGAGGAGAGATGAACTCCTTTACATCAGCCCTCATGAAAGGTAA
- a CDS encoding Lrp/AsnC family transcriptional regulator: protein MPRVKGVTAKEIEILRKLVENGRVTFTQISRDLGMSPAGVMKKVRKLEDLGIIKGYTALVDHAKLGKGSKYIILLEVEPGKHNEVAKKIASMLEDNILEVHEITGQYDIIVKVIAGSQQELNDVLRKIQMIPGVRDTNTSLILDTTKERPSIVPSEIPGITKKGS from the coding sequence ATGCCGAGAGTGAAAGGTGTGACTGCCAAAGAGATAGAGATATTGAGGAAATTGGTTGAAAATGGGAGGGTGACTTTCACGCAGATATCTAGAGATCTCGGTATGAGCCCAGCGGGTGTCATGAAGAAGGTGAGGAAGCTCGAAGACCTCGGTATCATAAAGGGTTACACAGCTCTCGTCGATCACGCGAAACTAGGTAAGGGTAGTAAATATATAATCTTACTCGAGGTTGAGCCGGGGAAGCATAACGAGGTAGCTAAGAAGATAGCATCAATGCTCGAGGATAATATTTTAGAGGTCCACGAGATAACAGGACAATATGATATAATCGTCAAAGTGATCGCGGGAAGTCAGCAGGAGCTCAACGATGTCTTGAGGAAGATACAGATGATACCCGGCGTCAGGGATACGAACACATCGCTTATCTTGGATACTACGAAGGAGAGGCCATCCATAGTACCCTCCGAGATACCAGGGATAACTAAGAAGGGTTCATAA
- a CDS encoding phosphoribosyltransferase gives MDFINVSPEDALFHARRIAEKVIESKYEPDLIVAILRGGIVLARLLSDLLNIREIKVMRVIHYDALESKKVAEIIEPINCRLDGMKVLLVDDVADTGESLIVARDHVLERGASEVRIATMHYKPWSKLKPDYYSEETEAWVVYFWEYAETVKYFMRKFRDKGEDFIFELIKKAKIPEDIVKWVIESERSI, from the coding sequence ATGGACTTCATAAATGTGAGCCCCGAAGACGCACTCTTCCATGCGAGGAGGATAGCTGAGAAGGTAATAGAATCCAAATATGAGCCTGATTTGATAGTAGCCATATTGAGGGGAGGTATCGTACTAGCTAGGTTGTTAAGCGACCTCCTCAATATCAGGGAGATAAAAGTGATGAGAGTCATTCACTACGATGCTTTGGAATCTAAGAAAGTGGCTGAGATAATTGAACCGATAAATTGCAGACTGGATGGTATGAAGGTACTGCTTGTCGATGATGTAGCCGATACAGGGGAGAGCCTCATCGTAGCTAGGGATCATGTGCTCGAGAGAGGAGCTTCCGAGGTCAGGATAGCTACTATGCATTATAAACCCTGGAGCAAGCTAAAGCCAGATTATTACTCTGAGGAGACGGAAGCTTGGGTTGTCTATTTCTGGGAATACGCAGAAACAGTTAAATATTTTATGAGAAAATTCCGAGATAAAGGAGAAGATTTCATATTCGAGCTCATCAAGAAGGCCAAGATACCAGAGGATATAGTGAAGTGGGTGATAGAGAGTGAAAGGAGTATATGA